In Populus trichocarpa isolate Nisqually-1 chromosome 7, P.trichocarpa_v4.1, whole genome shotgun sequence, the following proteins share a genomic window:
- the LOC7477994 gene encoding uncharacterized protein LOC7477994 produces MASTFSPLPLRTLSLHRMRNAHPTICEALTSPKPAPISFPGRRHLLFMLASAPALALREPSSLAQDIPLFGLRKKLKRAEEEAEELVKEGFETAEKGLETAGKGIVTVERGIETAEKEIVTAEKEIEEAVSFGGLAQAGAVAGAEAVGVLVATAIVNGILGPEGSKS; encoded by the coding sequence ATGGCTTCCACGTTCTCACCACTGCCGCTCagaactctctctctccaccgcaTGCGCAATGCACACCCCACCATCTGCGAGGCGCTCACCAGTCCTAAACCTGCGCCGATTTCCTTCCCCGGCCGAAGACATCTTCTCTTCATGCTAGCGTCAGCACCAGCACTGGCCTTAAGAGAACCATCTTCACTGGCGCAGGACATTCCTTTGTTTGGGCTGAGGAAGAAGCTGAAGAGGGCGGAGGAGGAAGCTGAGGAGCTGGTGAAGGAAGGGTTTGAGACGGCGGAGAAGGGGTTGGAGACAGCGGGGAAAGGGATCGTGACGGTTGAGAGAGGGATTGAGACAGCAGAGAAAGAGATTGTGACGGCAGAGAAGGAGATTGAGGAAGCGGTGAGCTTTGGTGGGCTAGCGCAGGCTGGTGCGGTGGCTGGAGCGGAGGCTGTTGGGGTCTTGGTTGCTACTGCCATTGTTAATGGGATTTTGGGGCCTGAGGGTTCTAAATCATAA
- the LOC7473129 gene encoding BTB/POZ domain-containing protein At5g66560 produces MAAEKPSSKGQAWFCTTGLPSDIVIEVGDMTFHLHKFPLMSKSRKLHQLITEQETQRNDQQEPEEERDEIEEILCQISLLDFPGGSETFEMAAKFCYGVKVDLNSSIIAPLRCAGEFLEMTEEYSEDNLISKTERFFSHSVLKSLKESIKALKSCERVMALAESLGITERCIDSIISRASSADPALFGWPVSEAANENIKASSNQALWNGIESAVRRKGGGARSNNADSWFEDLALLSMPLFKRLILAMKVRDLNPEILESCLMYYAKKHIPGISRLSRKPSSSSSSIASEGGQREVLETTVSNLPLHRSSRSSTATRFLFGLLRTANILNAAEECRSTLEKKIGLQLEQATLDDLLIPSYSYLNETLYDVDCLERILGHFLDGLQEERNVGEIEAGEDGGDSNVRSPTLMLVGKLIDGYLAEIASDANLKPDRFHNLAISLPEQARLFDDGLYRAVDVYLKAHPWISEAEREKICGVMDCQKLTLEACTHAAQNERLPLRAVVQVLFFEQLQLRHAIAGTLIAAEADPARPSMLRRREEEAEAEAGAEAEAGAMQEGTSNTWRAAVRENQVLRLDMDSMRTRVHQLERECSTMKKVIDKIDKEGPRGNNGGWRESLTRRFGCKFKTQVCDSHEQTVVNARKGRQQQQHQHQQ; encoded by the exons ATGGCGGCTGAGAAGCCTAGCTCTAAAGGACAAGCATG GTTTTGCACAACTGGGCTGCCAAGTGACATTGTGATTGAAGTAGGAGATATGACCTTTCACCTCCACAAG TTTCCTCTGATGTCAAAAAGCAGAAAGCTTCATCAACTAATAACAGAGCAAGAAACCCAAAGGAATGACCAACAAGAaccagaagaagaaagagatgaaattgaagaaattctttGTCAGATTTCTCTCCTTGATTTCCCAGGCGGCTCTGAAACGTTTGAGATGGCTGCCAAGTTTTGCTACGGCGTAAAGGTAGACTTAAACTCATCTATCATCGCTCCTCTTCGCTGTGCTGGAGAGTTTCTTGAAATGACGGAAGAATATTCAGaagataatttaatttccaAGACAGAGAGGTTTTTCTCTCATTCTGTACTCAAAAGTCTCAAGGAATCAATTAAGGCCTTAAAATCTTGCGAGCGGGTAATGGCACTGGCGGAAAGTTTAGGCATCACAGAGAGATGCATTGATTCCATTATTTCCAGAGCATCCTCTGCCGATCCAGCCTTATTTGGCTGGCCGGTTAGCGAAGCAGCAAATGAGAATATCAAAGCCAGTTCCAATCAGGCCCTGTGGAATGGGATTGAATCCGCGGTACGTAGAAAAGGAGGTGGTGCTAGAAGCAATAATGCGGATTCTTGGTTTGAAGATTTGGCACTTTTGAGCATGCCATTGTTTAAGCGATTGAttttggctatgaaagtgcGAGATCTGAATCCGGAGATTTTAGAGAGTTGTTTAATGTACTATGCCAAGAAGCACATTCCGGGCATATCAAGATTAAGTAGGAAgccatcttcttcatcatcttcaattgCTTCAGAGGGTGGGCAAAGGGAAGTGTTGGAGACTACTGTTTCCAATCTTCCATTGCACAGAAGTTCTAGATCTTCCACAGCTACAAGGTTCTTATTTGGTTTGCTAAGAACTGCTAACATACTAAATGCAGCTGAAGAGTGTCGGTCCACTTTGGAGAAGAAAATCGGGTTGCAACTGGAGCAAGCTACACTAGATGATTTGTTGATTCCTAGCTATTCATATTTGAATGAGACATTATATGATGTGGATTGCTTGGAGAGAATTTTAGGCCACTTCTTGGATGGACTTCAAGAAGAGAGAAATGTAGGTGAGATTGAAGCCGGCGAGGATGGTGGAGATAGCAATGTGAGATCACCCACTTTAATGCTTGTTGGTAAACTAATTGATGGCTATCTTGCTGAGATTGCATCAGATGCAAATTTAAAGCCTGATAGATTCCATAATCTTGCAATTTCACTACCGGAGCAAGCTAGACTCTTTGATGATGGCCTTTACCGAGCTGTAGATGTCTATCTCAAG GCCCATCCATGGATATCAGAGGCAGAGCGGGAGAAGATATGTGGAGTAATGGATTGTCAAAAGCTCACATTAGAAGCGTGCACTCACGCAGCACAAAATGAGCGGCTGCCATTGCGTGCGGTggttcaagttttgtttttcgaGCAGTTACAGCTGCGCCACGCAATTGCAGGGACATTGATTGCGGCTGAAGCTGATCCTGCAAGGCCATCCATGCTAAGACGAAGGGAGGAAGAGGCAGAGGCAGAAGCAGGGGCAGAGGCAGAAGCAGGGGCAATGCAGGAGGGTACCAGTAACACTTGGAGGGCAGCAGTGAGGGAAAATCAAGTGCTGAGACTAGACATGGACAGCATGAGGACTAGGGTGCATCAGCTTGAACGAGAATGTTCAACTATGAAAAAGGTGATTGATAAGATTGATAAGGAGGGTCCGCGTGGTAACAATGGAGGGTGGAGAGAGTCCCTGACAAGGAGGTTTGGGTGCAAGTTCAAGACCCAAGTTTGTGATTCTCATGAACAAACGGTTGTAAATGCTAGGAAGGGaaggcagcagcagcagcatcaacatcaacaatag
- the LOC7473125 gene encoding uncharacterized protein LOC7473125 has protein sequence MASEPSITAASETQASVEVTTTSHDVTADSTCNDNNGETSDPEKSLDFAVELLEKGSTALKENDFSEAVECFSRALEIRVLHHGELALECVNAYYHYGRALLYKAQEEADPLGMVPKKDSESKQNDDKDAACKNVLNGESSTTSASSNVGEDGGFNHPEASDGKDEEEDDEGSDDDDDLADADEEESDLDLAWKMLDVARAIAEKHPGDTMDKVDILSALAEVALEREDIETSLSDYQKSLSILERLVEPDSRHLAELNFRICLCLEIGSKSQEAIPYCQKAISVCKARLQRLINELKSSGESATTPAISELDEGVQQLSNMQADKSVTDKEAEIETLTGLSGELEKKLEDLQQLVLNPKSILSEILGMVAAKGKGGEKSVFPTAMNSSQMGTATSSGGFDSPTISTAHTNGASGVTDLGVVGRGVKRVLTSTGSTGSSPVKKPTPDPSSDKGDGKTF, from the exons ATGGCTTCGGAACCCTCAATAACCGCCGCCTCAGAAACCCAAGCCTCAGTCGAAGTCACCACTACCTCTCATGACGTAACCGCCGACTCCACCTGCAATGACAACAATGGAGAAACTTCAGACCCAGAGAAGTCTCTGGATTTCGCTGTTGAGTTATTAGAGAAAGGATCTACGGCGCTTAAAGAAAATGACTTCAGTGAAGCCGTAGAATGCTTTAGCCGTGCCCTTGAAATCAG ggTTTTGCATCATGGTGAGCTTGCACTTGAATGTGTGAATGCATACTATCATTATGGACGTGCACTGTTGTATAAAGCGCAAGAGGAGGCTGATCCGTTGGGTATGGTGCCTAAGAAGGATAGTGAATCTaaacaaaatgatgataaaGATGCAGCTTGTAAGAATGTTTTAAATGGAGAATCTTCGACTACTTCTGCTTCTAGTAATGTTGGAGAAGATGGGGGTTTTAATCATCCAGAAG CTTCTGATgggaaagatgaagaagaagatgatgagggaagtgatgatgatgacgaccTTGCTGATGCAGATGAAGAGGAATCTGACCTTGATTTGGCATGGAAAATGCTAGATGTTGCAAGGGCAATTGCAGAAAAACACCCTGGTGACACAATGGATAAAGTTGACATACTATCAGCACTGGCAGAAGTTGCGTTGGAAAGAG AGGATATTGAAACATCTCTCAGTGACTACCAGAAGTCACTATCCATTTTAGAAAGGCTTGTTGAACCAGACAGTAGACATTTAGCTGAACT AAATTTTCGGATATGTTTGTGTCTGGAGATTGGCTCTAAGTCCCAGGAAGCAATCCCATATTGCCAGAAGGCTATATCAGTTTGCAAGGCACGGTTGCAGCGACTCATCAATGAACTAAAGAGTTCTGGAGAATCAGCCACAACACCAGCTATTTCTGAATTAGACGAGGGTGTCCAGCAGTTGTCTAACATGCAGGCTGATAAATCTGTGACTGATAAAGAAGCAGAGATTGAAACGCTTACTGGCCTGTCTGGGGAGCTGGAAAAGAAG CTTGAAGATCTACAACAGCTGGTCCTGAACCCAAAGTCCATTCTCTCAGAAATCCTGGGAATGGTAGCTGCTAAGGGAAAGGGAGGCGAGAAGAGTGTTTTTCCAACTGCCATGAACTCTTCTCAGATGGGTACTGCTACTAGCAGTGGAGGTTTTGACTCGCCAACCATTTCCACTGCTCACACAAATGGGGCTTCTGGAGTCACAGATCTTGGTGTCGTCGGAAGAGGAGTTAAGCGAGTTTTGACCAGTACAGGTTCGACTGGATCAAGCCCAGTGAAGAAACCTACTCCTGATCCCTCGTCAGACAAAGGGGATGGAAAAACCTTTTAG
- the LOC7473128 gene encoding uncharacterized protein LOC7473128 has product MCYKVTCKQCNKYSWGGCGNHLTAVYAGIEKGKHCTCKPWPGVVILTEETAAEQQPYRALSANSATKAAADSRYQVDNVKSYTYVTRNS; this is encoded by the exons ATGTGCTACAAAGTAACGTGCAAGCAATGCAATAAATATTCCTGGGGTGGGTGTGGCAACCACCTCACCGCCGTGTATGCGGGCATAGAGAAGGGAAAGCACTGCACGTGCAAGCCATGGCCGGGGGTTGTCATCCTTACGGAGGAGACAGCTGCCGAGCAACAACCATATAGAGCTTTATCAGCTAATTCAGCTACCAAGGCGGCTGCAG ATTCAAGGTATCAAGTAGATAATGTTAAGAGCTATACATATG TCACTCGGAACTCCTAA
- the LOC7473124 gene encoding thioredoxin-like protein HCF164, chloroplastic, translating into MARVASNPLCIHRFRPYLQASHSSPSLLKSTVHYQTKPRKFPAVSCQTNPDSSETSTPTEKEVLEPGPVSDDTKREDTGASQDSGLPEFPNKDVNKRIAVVSLLAAAGLFLSSRLDFGVSLKDLSVAALPYEEALSNGKPTVVEFYADWCEVCRELAPDVYKVEQQYKDRVNFVMLNVDNTKWEQELDEFGVEGIPHFAFLDREGNEEGNVVGRLPRKYLLENVEALARGEGSIPHARVVGQYSNAENRKVRSVDPRSHG; encoded by the exons ATGGCTCGCGTGGCTTCAAACCCTCTCTGTATCCATAGATTCCGGCCATATCTTCAAGCCTCTCATTCATCACCATCACTCCTCAAATCCACTGTCCACTATCAAACCAAACCTCGCAAATTCCCTGCTGTTTCTTGCCAAACAAACCCCGACTCATCTGAAACCTCCACACCAACG GAAAAAGAGGTCCTTGAACCTGGTCCAGTTAGTGATGATACCAAAAGAGAGGATACAGGTGCGTCCCAAGATTCTGGGTTACCTGAATTTCCAAATAAAGATGTTAATAAACGAATAGCAGTGGTTTCTCTTCTTGCTGCTGCCGGACTTTTCTTGTCTTCAAGGTTGGATTTTGGTGTTTCTTTGAAGGACTTATCTGTTGCTGCTTTGCCTTATGAAGAG GCCCTCTCAAATGGGAAGCCAACTGTTGTGGAGTTCTATGCAGATTGGTGTGAAGTATGTAGAGAGTTAGCTCCAGATGTCTACAAAGTAGAGCAGCAGTACAA GGACCGTGTGAATTTTGTTATGCTGAACGTTGATAATACCAAGTGGGAACAAGAACTTGATGAGTTTGGTGTTGAGGGTATTCCGCACTTTGCATTCCTGGATAGAGAGGGGAATGAAGAGGGTAATGTAGTTGGCAGGCTTCCAAGGAAGTACCTACTTGAGAATGTTGAAGCTCTTGCACGTGGGGAAGGATCCATACCTCATGCCCGAGTTGTTGGACAATATTCAAATGCAGAAAACAGGAAGGTGCGCTCTGTTGATCCTAGAAGCCATGGGTAG
- the LOC18101203 gene encoding cold-regulated 413 plasma membrane protein 2, with the protein MGRMEFLKMKTDDEVSANLIESDVNELKVAAKKLIKDAAKLGGLGFGTSFLKWVASFAAIYLLILDRTNWRSNMLTSLLVPYIFFSLPSVLFNFFRGEVGRWIAFVAVVLRLFFPRHFPDWLEMPGSIILLLVVAPNFFAHTLKGSVVGVFICLIIACYLLQEHIRASGGFRNSFTQPHGISNTVGIILLIVYPVWALVLHFL; encoded by the exons atggggAGGATGGAGTTTTTGAAGATGAAGACTGATGATGAAGTCAGCGCTAATTTAATTGAGTCCGATGTCAATGAGCTCAAGGTTGCTGCTAAGAAACTCATCAAGGATGCCGCTAAGCTTGGTGGCTTGGGGTTTGGTACCTCTTTTCTCAAATGGGTTGCCTCCTTTGCTGCTAt TTATTTGTTGATATTGGACCGGACAAACTGGAGATCCAACATGCTGACTTCACTTTTAGTCCCTTACATTTTCTTTAGTCTTCCTTCTGTACTATTTAACTTCTTCAG AGGGGAAGTTGGAAGGTGGATTGCTTTTGTTGCAGTGGTTCTCAGGCTCTTCTTCCCACGACATTTTCCAG ATTGGCTGGAGATGCCAGGATCAATAATTCTTCTTCTGGTTGTGGCTCCAAATTTCTTTGCACACACCTTGAAGGGGAGCGTGGTTGGTGTCTTCATATGCCTTATCATTGCTTGTTACCTATTGCAAGAGCACATCCGGGCATCTGGTGGATTCAGAAATTCGTTTACACAGCCCCATGGAATATCAAACACTGTTGGGATTATCCTTCTGATAGTTTATCCTGTGTGGGCACTAGTGCTTCACTTCTTGTAG